One region of Vescimonas fastidiosa genomic DNA includes:
- a CDS encoding ATP-binding protein encodes MKRITLIVGHYGSGKTEFSVNHVINLKKQYDKVAILDMDIANPYFRSRERQEFLEDMGIAIHFNSFGYDITEDLPAISACMKAPLENKDYMVVADVGGDNAGARVLNQFKKYFVDESDCEMLIVVNANRPETDTLEGALYHIQTIQAETGLKVKGLISNTHLLRETKVEDILKGYQLCRDISRETGIPITYTTCVEKLVPELEKAKAEQGLDDMVIYPIKLYMRPTWLDRK; translated from the coding sequence TTGAAACGAATTACGCTTATAGTAGGCCATTATGGCAGCGGCAAAACAGAGTTTTCCGTGAACCATGTCATCAACCTGAAGAAGCAGTACGATAAAGTAGCCATCCTGGATATGGACATTGCCAACCCCTACTTCCGCAGCAGAGAGCGGCAGGAGTTTTTGGAGGATATGGGCATCGCCATTCACTTCAATTCCTTTGGCTACGACATCACCGAGGATCTACCGGCCATTTCCGCCTGCATGAAAGCTCCGCTGGAAAACAAAGACTATATGGTGGTGGCCGATGTGGGCGGCGATAACGCCGGCGCACGGGTGCTGAACCAGTTCAAGAAGTACTTTGTGGATGAGTCGGACTGCGAAATGCTTATCGTGGTGAATGCCAACCGACCGGAAACGGACACCCTGGAGGGCGCACTGTATCACATTCAGACCATCCAGGCCGAGACCGGACTGAAGGTGAAGGGCCTTATCAGCAACACACATCTGCTTCGTGAGACTAAGGTGGAGGATATTCTGAAGGGTTATCAGCTCTGCCGGGACATCTCCCGGGAGACAGGTATTCCCATCACCTATACCACCTGCGTTGAGAAGCTGGTGCCGGAGTTGGAAAAGGCCAAGGCCGAGCAGGGCCTGGACGATATGGTCATTTATCCCATCAAGCTCTATATGCGGCCCACATGGCTGGATAGAAAGTAA
- the cas3 gene encoding CRISPR-associated helicase Cas3', whose product MDYYAHISDDGRRQMIAEHLSGTAALCRSFAGEFGAEAEGELMGLAHDIGKCTDGFQKRLLEGGPIVDHATAGAVACARLLRTCAAACVAGHHSGLPDFGNPRTDQAGDATLYGRLKKGLEERYLDRCGESGVALPRIPPETPERDLWKLSFRTRMLYSCLVDADFLDTERFMNGEQGRGGYDDLPTLLKRLEAYIALWQNPKTELNHLRCKMLNTCIEAGCKPKGIYTLTVPTGGGKTVTSLAFALRHAVTHGMKRVIYIIPYTSIIEQNAEVFRNILGGGNVLEHHSGIEFDLSDGASPEEIRRALASENWDMPVVVTTAARFFDSLYANRSSKCRKLHNLANSVIIFDEAQMLPLCHLRPCVAAMASLAEYVGSTLVLCTATQPSLSDLLRTYAPGHTVMELCPQTEEIYDRFRRVTFRQAGVLEDDALTERLSNHRQVLCVVNSRRAAQRIFDRLPKEGCFHLSTLMIPTQRQAILEEIRQRLKDGEPCRVVSTSLIEAGVDVDFPTVYRELAGLDSILQAAGRCNREGKRAADESIVTVFERTELPPLLFRTAVGATRHALDGGRDPAAQETMQRYFRELRTLSGETLDKYGVVKALEMGISGYSLPLRTVAEHFHFIDENTYTVYVPVGEGAALIEQLREGKCSKNLYRKLGRYAVSVYDQHFKALYAAGALLTARDIPALDEDSAILADLTLYDERTGLALEPETGRADLI is encoded by the coding sequence ATGGACTATTATGCTCACATTTCAGACGATGGCCGCCGACAGATGATAGCAGAGCATCTGTCGGGAACCGCTGCGCTATGCCGCTCATTCGCAGGCGAGTTCGGAGCAGAGGCAGAGGGAGAGCTGATGGGTCTTGCCCATGATATTGGCAAATGCACCGATGGCTTCCAAAAACGCTTACTGGAGGGCGGTCCCATTGTGGATCACGCCACCGCCGGTGCAGTGGCCTGCGCACGGCTTTTACGCACATGTGCTGCTGCCTGTGTAGCGGGGCATCATAGTGGACTTCCTGATTTCGGAAACCCACGAACCGATCAGGCAGGGGATGCAACCCTTTACGGACGACTCAAAAAGGGCTTGGAGGAGCGGTATTTGGATCGCTGCGGTGAGAGTGGTGTAGCGCTACCGCGGATCCCACCGGAAACGCCGGAGCGGGATCTGTGGAAATTGTCATTCCGGACACGAATGCTCTATTCCTGCTTGGTGGACGCGGATTTTTTGGACACGGAGCGGTTTATGAACGGAGAGCAGGGCCGTGGCGGTTACGACGACCTGCCGACGCTGCTCAAGCGGTTGGAGGCCTATATCGCACTGTGGCAAAATCCGAAAACGGAACTGAACCATCTCCGATGCAAAATGCTGAATACCTGCATAGAGGCGGGGTGTAAACCGAAAGGCATTTACACGCTTACCGTGCCGACCGGCGGCGGAAAAACGGTTACATCGCTGGCGTTTGCCCTGCGTCACGCAGTAACTCACGGCATGAAGCGAGTGATCTACATCATTCCCTACACCTCTATCATCGAGCAGAATGCGGAGGTGTTTCGGAATATTCTGGGCGGCGGCAATGTGCTGGAGCACCACTCCGGCATTGAGTTTGACCTCTCCGATGGCGCGTCGCCCGAGGAGATACGCCGGGCGCTGGCATCGGAAAATTGGGATATGCCGGTGGTGGTGACAACGGCGGCCCGGTTTTTCGATTCCTTATACGCCAACCGCTCCTCCAAATGCCGCAAGCTTCACAACCTTGCAAACAGCGTCATCATTTTTGATGAAGCGCAAATGCTGCCCCTGTGCCACCTGCGTCCCTGTGTGGCGGCAATGGCATCGCTGGCAGAGTATGTCGGCTCCACCCTGGTGCTGTGTACCGCTACGCAGCCGTCCCTGAGTGATTTACTGCGTACCTATGCGCCAGGGCATACCGTGATGGAGCTGTGCCCCCAAACAGAGGAGATATATGATCGCTTTCGCCGTGTGACCTTCCGGCAGGCCGGGGTTTTGGAGGATGATGCGCTGACGGAGCGATTGAGCAATCACAGACAGGTACTCTGCGTGGTCAACAGCCGCAGGGCGGCGCAGCGGATTTTTGACCGCCTGCCCAAAGAGGGATGTTTCCATCTTTCTACCCTGATGATCCCTACGCAGAGACAGGCAATTTTAGAGGAAATTCGGCAGAGATTGAAGGACGGCGAACCATGCCGTGTGGTGTCTACATCTCTTATTGAGGCGGGTGTAGATGTGGATTTTCCTACAGTCTACCGTGAGCTGGCTGGACTGGATTCCATTCTGCAGGCGGCGGGGCGCTGCAACCGGGAGGGAAAGCGGGCGGCAGATGAGAGTATCGTAACGGTCTTCGAGCGGACGGAGCTTCCGCCGCTTTTGTTCCGCACGGCTGTGGGCGCAACGCGCCATGCACTGGATGGCGGGCGTGACCCTGCCGCACAGGAGACCATGCAGCGCTATTTTCGTGAACTGCGGACCTTGAGCGGGGAAACGCTTGACAAGTATGGCGTTGTCAAAGCCCTTGAAATGGGCATCAGCGGCTACAGTCTGCCGTTGCGCACCGTGGCAGAGCATTTTCACTTCATCGATGAAAATACATATACGGTCTATGTGCCCGTTGGCGAGGGTGCAGCGCTCATTGAGCAACTAAGGGAAGGAAAATGCTCCAAGAACCTCTATCGCAAGCTGGGCCGGTATGCCGTTTCTGTATATGACCAGCATTTCAAGGCGCTGTATGCCGCCGGTGCGCTGCTGACTGCGCGGGACATTCCCGCTCTGGACGAGGACAGCGCCATTCTCGCCGATCTGACATTATATGACGAGCGTACGGGACTTGCGCTGGAACCAGAGACAGGAAGAGCTGATTTAATATGA
- the cas7c gene encoding type I-C CRISPR-associated protein Cas7/Csd2, whose amino-acid sequence MSEPIKNRYEFVVLFDVENGNPNGDPDAGNMPRVDPETGYGLVTDVCLKRKIRNYVETAKEGESGYRIYIKDGVPLNTSDKEACAYVGVDPDKLKDAKKKDEHLDEKLRDFMCSNFYDIRTFGAVMTTFVKGALNCGQVRGPVQLGFARSVDPILPQEVTITRVAITTEADAEKKGTEMGRKYIVPYGLYRVEGYVSANLARKTTGFSQEDLDLLWTAILNMFENDHSAARGKMAVRELIVFKHDCELGCAPAHKLFELVKAARKDGVTTPRCYDDYAVTVDEEKLPEGVICTRMG is encoded by the coding sequence ATGTCTGAACCCATCAAGAACCGGTATGAATTTGTGGTGCTGTTCGATGTGGAGAACGGTAATCCAAACGGCGACCCTGATGCGGGCAATATGCCCCGCGTGGACCCCGAGACCGGCTACGGCCTTGTGACGGATGTGTGCCTCAAGCGCAAGATCCGCAACTATGTGGAGACCGCCAAGGAGGGGGAGAGCGGCTATCGCATCTATATCAAGGACGGCGTTCCTCTGAACACCAGCGACAAGGAAGCCTGCGCCTATGTAGGGGTTGATCCGGACAAGCTGAAGGATGCAAAGAAAAAGGACGAGCATCTGGATGAAAAGCTCCGGGACTTCATGTGCTCCAACTTCTACGATATCCGCACCTTCGGCGCGGTGATGACCACCTTTGTGAAGGGGGCCCTCAACTGCGGTCAGGTGCGGGGACCAGTGCAGCTGGGCTTTGCCCGCAGCGTCGATCCTATTTTGCCGCAGGAGGTGACCATCACCCGCGTGGCCATCACTACCGAGGCGGACGCGGAGAAGAAGGGCACGGAGATGGGCCGCAAGTACATCGTACCCTACGGCCTGTATCGCGTGGAGGGTTATGTTTCCGCCAACCTCGCCCGTAAGACCACCGGCTTTTCTCAGGAGGATCTTGACCTGCTGTGGACTGCCATTTTGAATATGTTTGAAAATGACCACTCCGCCGCGCGGGGCAAGATGGCCGTCCGGGAACTGATCGTTTTCAAGCATGACTGTGAGCTGGGCTGTGCCCCTGCCCATAAGCTCTTTGAACTGGTGAAGGCGGCACGAAAGGACGGTGTGACTACGCCTAGATGCTATGACGATTATGCCGTCACCGTGGACGAAGAGAAACTGCCGGAGGGCGTAATCTGCACACGGATGGGGTGA
- the cas5c gene encoding type I-C CRISPR-associated protein Cas5c encodes MPIQVEVWGDYACFTRPEMKTERVSYDVMTPSAARGLLESIYWHPGLRWVIDRIHVCSPIRFTNIRRNEVKDIISANKVKAVMNGGVGELYLATPESIQQRAAMVLRDVHYVIDAHFEMTPAAAPGDNHGKFQDIIKRRLERGQCYSMPYLGTREFPAHFRRCAALPPCPDELKGAKDLGWILWDMDYRDPENITPIFFRAELVNGVMTVPPPDSGEVRR; translated from the coding sequence ATGCCAATCCAAGTGGAGGTCTGGGGTGACTACGCATGCTTCACGCGGCCAGAGATGAAGACGGAGCGCGTCAGTTATGATGTGATGACGCCTTCGGCAGCGCGAGGGCTGTTGGAGAGCATTTACTGGCACCCTGGTCTCAGATGGGTGATCGACCGCATCCATGTGTGCAGTCCCATCCGCTTCACCAATATCCGCCGTAACGAGGTGAAGGACATCATCAGCGCTAATAAAGTGAAAGCAGTGATGAACGGCGGGGTGGGAGAACTGTATCTGGCTACCCCGGAGAGCATCCAGCAACGGGCGGCTATGGTGCTGCGGGATGTCCATTATGTCATCGATGCCCACTTTGAGATGACGCCTGCCGCCGCACCGGGGGACAACCACGGAAAATTTCAGGACATTATCAAGCGGCGGTTGGAACGAGGACAGTGTTACAGTATGCCCTACCTCGGTACACGGGAATTTCCCGCCCATTTCCGCCGCTGTGCCGCTCTGCCGCCCTGTCCCGACGAGCTGAAGGGCGCAAAGGATTTGGGGTGGATACTCTGGGATATGGACTATCGTGACCCCGAAAACATCACGCCTATATTCTTCCGGGCGGAGTTGGTCAACGGCGTGATGACGGTTCCGCCGCCGGATAGCGGGGAGGTGAGGAGATGA
- a CDS encoding MerR family transcriptional regulator — protein sequence MEKELFQITEAARACGLSRSTLLRMEEKGLLTPAYIAPDSGRRYYDNHNVARIMQIEKFKSMGISNEQIINYFVRGGEATDILATLVEHLHDFQRSVEELRLRVREKAGMSVQVITLPAVTCIMRRYWGHTGQEKYNAMYALYHECIRKGYILSDDPLFTISDRKDFLEGYIGKDPFSFDVCVPLRADKAPAEAVVLPECRALSVLYYGEYGGMDEAWLTLGREVKARGLKPNAPPRVLGIVAPYTGREINAQRYCSRLVLPVEEE from the coding sequence ATGGAAAAAGAACTTTTCCAAATTACGGAGGCTGCCCGGGCCTGCGGTCTCTCCCGCAGCACGCTCCTGCGCATGGAGGAAAAGGGACTGTTAACCCCGGCCTACATCGCGCCTGACAGCGGCCGCCGCTACTACGACAATCATAATGTGGCCCGTATCATGCAAATAGAGAAGTTCAAGTCCATGGGCATAAGTAATGAGCAGATTATCAACTACTTCGTCCGGGGCGGAGAAGCCACCGATATACTCGCAACTCTGGTGGAGCATTTGCACGATTTTCAACGCAGCGTGGAGGAGCTTCGTCTGCGGGTACGGGAAAAGGCCGGTATGTCCGTACAAGTAATAACGCTGCCTGCTGTTACCTGCATCATGCGTCGCTACTGGGGACACACCGGCCAGGAAAAGTACAACGCCATGTACGCCCTGTACCATGAGTGTATACGAAAGGGCTATATACTGTCAGATGATCCGCTTTTTACTATCTCAGACCGAAAAGATTTTTTGGAGGGGTATATCGGCAAGGATCCCTTTTCCTTTGATGTCTGCGTTCCGCTGCGGGCGGATAAAGCCCCGGCCGAGGCTGTGGTGTTACCGGAGTGCCGGGCGCTCTCGGTACTCTACTACGGCGAATACGGCGGCATGGACGAGGCGTGGCTGACCCTGGGCAGAGAGGTAAAGGCTCGGGGTCTGAAGCCCAATGCCCCGCCCCGTGTACTGGGCATTGTAGCTCCCTACACAGGCCGGGAGATCAATGCCCAACGCTACTGCTCCCGCCTTGTCTTGCCGGTGGAGGAGGAATAA
- a CDS encoding spore coat protein CotJB, with amino-acid sequence MKLYTEKSAAGMESASCPTQQGSLPGVCAPLAFPYIPMQCKNPKQYDRREALQQGTLFPGLDLPFQKELKSRFPAVNSALSELMALDFAVDELGLYLTTHADDREALELYWSYIALAQEGRKRYQETYGPILQTDTTPDGYRWLNDPWPWDEGGNS; translated from the coding sequence ATGAAATTGTATACGGAAAAATCTGCCGCGGGCATGGAGTCGGCGTCCTGCCCCACACAGCAGGGCTCACTGCCCGGCGTATGCGCACCGCTGGCTTTTCCTTATATTCCCATGCAGTGCAAGAACCCTAAACAGTATGACCGCCGGGAGGCGCTACAGCAGGGAACGCTATTTCCGGGGTTGGACCTGCCCTTTCAAAAAGAGCTGAAAAGTCGCTTTCCGGCCGTAAACAGCGCTCTATCCGAACTGATGGCCCTGGACTTCGCCGTGGATGAACTGGGGCTTTACCTGACCACCCATGCGGATGACCGGGAGGCTTTGGAGCTGTACTGGAGCTATATTGCCCTGGCCCAGGAGGGACGCAAGCGCTACCAGGAGACCTACGGCCCGATTCTGCAGACTGACACCACACCCGACGGCTACCGCTGGCTCAATGATCCGTGGCCTTGGGACGAAGGAGGAAATAGCTGA
- a CDS encoding manganese catalase family protein, which produces MFVYEKKLQYPVRIANPNPKLAAVIISQYGGPDGELGASLRYLSQRYAMPYAELKGLLTDIGTEELGHLEMIGTIVHQLTRNLSEKDIKTAGFDAYFVDHTTGVYPAAASGFPWNAASIAVTGDVIADLTEDLSAEQKARVTYDNILRLSDDPDVNDVIKFLRAREVVHFQRFGEGLRLAREKMDQKNVYFTNPAFDK; this is translated from the coding sequence ATGTTTGTATATGAAAAAAAACTGCAATATCCCGTACGCATCGCCAACCCAAACCCGAAGCTGGCGGCGGTGATTATCAGTCAGTACGGTGGTCCGGACGGCGAATTAGGTGCATCCCTGCGGTATTTAAGTCAGAGGTACGCCATGCCCTATGCCGAGCTAAAGGGCTTACTGACGGACATCGGAACGGAGGAGCTGGGTCACCTGGAGATGATTGGCACCATTGTTCACCAGCTCACACGGAATCTTTCAGAAAAGGACATCAAAACGGCAGGCTTTGACGCCTACTTCGTGGATCACACCACAGGCGTATATCCGGCGGCAGCCTCCGGCTTTCCCTGGAATGCCGCATCTATAGCCGTAACGGGAGATGTGATCGCGGACTTAACCGAGGATCTGAGTGCCGAACAGAAAGCCCGGGTAACCTATGACAACATCCTGCGGCTTTCCGATGATCCGGATGTGAACGATGTCATTAAGTTTCTGCGGGCCCGGGAGGTTGTCCACTTCCAGAGATTCGGAGAAGGACTCCGCCTTGCTCGAGAGAAAATGGACCAAAAGAATGTGTACTTCACCAATCCTGCCTTTGACAAGTAA
- a CDS encoding PspC domain-containing protein — protein MKKLYKSDNKILAGVCAGIAEYFSVDPTLIRLAWVLFCALGGSGVLAYIICTLIFPNKPMDE, from the coding sequence ATGAAAAAGCTGTATAAATCCGATAACAAGATATTAGCCGGTGTTTGTGCGGGTATCGCGGAGTATTTTTCTGTTGACCCAACTCTGATTCGACTGGCCTGGGTGCTGTTCTGCGCTTTGGGCGGCAGCGGCGTCCTGGCTTATATTATTTGCACCCTTATTTTCCCCAATAAACCTATGGATGAATAA
- a CDS encoding 2-oxoacid:acceptor oxidoreductase family protein encodes MATKKVFVAGFGGQGVLLIGQMLAYAAMYEGKEATWMPSYGPEMRGGTANCTVCISDKPIASPLVTTCDVLVAMNGPSLDKFEDMLVPGGHLFVNASVINYKARRTDVNVHYVDCTHIAEHEVGNGKTANMVMLGAIIRASGVVSLDIMDKVLAKTMTGKKAALIPANKTALSAWKE; translated from the coding sequence ATGGCTACTAAAAAAGTTTTTGTGGCCGGCTTCGGCGGCCAGGGTGTGCTTTTGATCGGCCAGATGCTGGCCTACGCTGCAATGTACGAGGGCAAAGAGGCCACTTGGATGCCCTCCTACGGCCCCGAGATGCGCGGCGGTACGGCTAACTGCACCGTCTGCATTTCCGATAAGCCCATTGCCTCTCCCTTGGTCACTACCTGTGATGTTCTGGTGGCTATGAATGGTCCTTCTCTGGATAAATTCGAGGATATGCTGGTTCCCGGCGGCCACCTGTTTGTGAACGCTTCTGTTATCAATTATAAGGCTCGCCGCACCGATGTAAATGTTCACTATGTGGACTGCACTCATATTGCCGAGCACGAAGTGGGCAATGGCAAGACCGCCAATATGGTCATGCTGGGCGCCATCATCCGCGCTTCCGGCGTGGTGAGCCTGGACATCATGGACAAGGTCCTGGCCAAGACCATGACCGGCAAGAAGGCCGCCCTCATCCCCGCCAACAAGACAGCTCTGTCTGCTTGGAAAGAGTAA
- a CDS encoding thiamine pyrophosphate-dependent enzyme, with the protein MKPVFEYTKGMRETELHYCPGCTHGIAHRLIMEVLEERGDLGNCIAVSPVGCSIVAHQYMNVDMMESPHGRAPAVASGIKRVHPNSPVFTYQGDGDLASIGTNEIIHAAERGEKFCTFFINNAIYGMTGGQMAPTTLIGQKTTTCVDGRTVEQAGMPMRMCELISCQDRAVYVERVSLDSPANVRKAKSAIRRAFKVQDLKLGFAFVEFLSICPTNWGLTAPKAMEWLRENMMPYYPVKQFKCPEEVKEVK; encoded by the coding sequence TTGAAGCCCGTATTTGAATATACAAAAGGTATGCGTGAGACCGAGCTGCACTACTGCCCCGGCTGCACGCACGGTATTGCTCATCGCTTGATTATGGAAGTGCTGGAGGAGCGCGGTGACCTGGGTAACTGCATCGCCGTTTCCCCCGTGGGCTGCTCCATTGTGGCTCACCAGTACATGAATGTTGATATGATGGAGTCTCCGCACGGTCGTGCCCCCGCTGTTGCCTCCGGCATCAAGCGCGTGCATCCCAACTCCCCTGTGTTTACCTACCAGGGCGATGGTGACCTGGCCTCCATCGGCACCAACGAGATCATTCACGCTGCTGAGCGCGGCGAGAAGTTCTGCACCTTCTTCATCAACAATGCCATCTATGGTATGACCGGCGGCCAGATGGCCCCCACCACTCTGATCGGCCAAAAGACCACCACCTGCGTGGACGGCCGTACCGTGGAGCAGGCCGGTATGCCCATGCGTATGTGCGAGCTGATTTCCTGCCAGGATCGCGCCGTGTATGTGGAGCGCGTTTCTCTGGATTCCCCCGCCAATGTGCGCAAGGCTAAGTCCGCTATCCGCCGTGCCTTTAAGGTGCAGGATTTGAAGCTGGGCTTCGCATTTGTTGAGTTCCTGTCCATCTGCCCCACCAACTGGGGCCTGACCGCTCCTAAAGCTATGGAGTGGCTGCGGGAGAACATGATGCCTTACTATCCTGTGAAGCAGTTCAAGTGCCCCGAGGAAGTCAAGGAGGTAAAGTAA
- the cas8c gene encoding type I-C CRISPR-associated protein Cas8c/Csd1: MILQALTRYYEDLLAQGKIDAPGWAPAKISFALYLDENGGLTQVVPTMEDVTKGKKTVQQPQSMALPAAVKRTVGIAANFLWDNSSYLFGIDQKGKPERSRNCFAAAAKLHHAVLDGVDSPVAHSILAFFDNWKPENAAEHPALAGLLDEVISGGNLLFRAAGIYPQEDAAIREAWQRYRESGGTDAVRMQCLVTGREDEITAVHPSVKGVRDAQSSGAALVSFNAPAFCSYGHEQSFNAPVGKYAAFAYTAALNHLLADKENVQTIGDTTVVCWAEGAEDIYQTFGVAALFGGGKEGLSDDDLRAALKRLANGLPCDDLGIDPNRPFYILGLAPNAARLSVRFFLRDSFGALMKNVNDHYERMEIVRPSYEKFTYLPLWALLRETVNLNSRDKAPSPIMAGATARAIFSGGRYTASLLEATMLRIRAERHITWGRAAIIKAYYLKNPHEDCPKEVLTVSLNEASTNTAYTLGRLFSVYEAVQQTANPGINATIKDKYFNSAAAMPASIFPVLNNLYQKHLRKLEGGQRVYYDKQVMALKGILGESYPARMTLAQQGAFDLGYYHQTQKRFTKKEEENNV; this comes from the coding sequence ATGATTCTGCAGGCACTGACGCGGTATTATGAGGATCTGCTTGCACAGGGAAAGATCGACGCTCCCGGCTGGGCCCCTGCGAAGATTAGCTTTGCACTGTATCTGGATGAAAACGGCGGACTGACGCAGGTCGTTCCCACAATGGAGGATGTGACGAAGGGAAAGAAAACCGTCCAACAGCCGCAGTCTATGGCGCTGCCTGCAGCTGTGAAGCGCACGGTGGGTATCGCCGCGAATTTCTTGTGGGACAACTCTTCCTATCTGTTCGGTATCGACCAAAAAGGTAAGCCCGAGCGCAGCCGAAACTGTTTCGCCGCAGCAGCGAAGCTGCACCACGCGGTTCTGGACGGTGTTGATTCCCCTGTGGCCCACTCGATTCTGGCATTTTTCGACAACTGGAAACCGGAAAATGCGGCGGAGCACCCGGCCCTTGCCGGACTGCTTGATGAGGTAATATCAGGCGGAAATCTCCTGTTCCGCGCTGCCGGGATCTACCCGCAGGAGGATGCCGCCATCCGAGAGGCATGGCAGCGGTATCGGGAGAGCGGCGGTACGGATGCGGTGCGAATGCAGTGCCTTGTAACAGGCAGGGAGGATGAGATCACCGCCGTACATCCGTCGGTGAAGGGTGTTCGGGACGCGCAGTCCAGCGGTGCGGCGCTTGTATCCTTCAATGCTCCAGCGTTCTGTTCCTACGGACACGAGCAGAGCTTCAACGCCCCGGTGGGGAAATACGCCGCCTTTGCCTATACCGCCGCACTGAACCATCTGCTTGCCGATAAGGAAAATGTGCAGACCATCGGCGATACCACCGTAGTCTGCTGGGCGGAGGGTGCGGAGGACATCTACCAGACCTTCGGCGTGGCAGCGCTGTTCGGCGGTGGAAAAGAGGGGCTGTCGGACGATGACCTTCGGGCAGCCCTCAAGCGCTTAGCAAACGGTTTACCCTGTGACGACCTGGGCATTGACCCCAACCGCCCGTTCTACATTTTGGGGCTGGCTCCCAACGCGGCTCGGCTCTCCGTCCGCTTTTTCCTGCGGGACAGCTTCGGGGCGCTGATGAAGAATGTCAACGACCACTATGAGCGTATGGAGATCGTTCGTCCTTCCTATGAAAAATTCACTTATCTGCCGTTGTGGGCGCTGCTGCGGGAGACGGTGAACTTGAATTCCCGCGATAAAGCGCCCTCTCCCATTATGGCCGGCGCGACGGCCCGGGCCATTTTTTCCGGCGGACGCTATACCGCCTCTCTGTTGGAGGCAACGATGCTCCGTATCCGGGCGGAGCGCCATATCACATGGGGACGGGCGGCGATCATCAAGGCCTATTATCTGAAAAATCCACACGAGGACTGTCCGAAGGAGGTTTTGACCGTGAGTCTCAATGAAGCAAGTACCAATACTGCCTATACGCTGGGCCGCCTGTTTTCCGTCTACGAGGCGGTACAGCAGACCGCGAATCCCGGTATCAATGCGACCATCAAGGATAAGTATTTCAACTCCGCGGCGGCGATGCCCGCCAGCATTTTCCCTGTGCTGAACAACCTGTACCAGAAGCATCTGCGCAAGCTGGAGGGCGGACAGCGTGTTTACTATGACAAGCAGGTTATGGCGCTCAAGGGCATTTTAGGTGAAAGCTACCCTGCTCGCATGACGCTGGCACAGCAGGGGGCTTTTGACCTCGGTTACTATCATCAAACACAGAAGCGATTTACAAAAAAGGAGGAAGAGAACAATGTCTGA
- a CDS encoding N-acetylmuramoyl-L-alanine amidase, producing MVLLKKRTLLSVCGAIILAIGAVCALYISRDKPAMSTVRPMPSAEILVLDAGHGGEDGGAVSAAGVPESHINLQIVQKMEQLFTFVGESTTLTRTGPDAIYSGDAKTLREKKISDLNNRVEMINQTPRGFLISIHQNSLPGTKAQGAQVFYNAVAPAKDAAVSVQQALNSGINGNNRKNAKQIDESIFLMNNIQRPGILVECGFLSHAEEAEILQTDSHQLRLSTAIVSGYLQSRTENE from the coding sequence ATGGTGTTGCTGAAAAAAAGGACTCTGCTGTCGGTCTGCGGAGCCATAATCTTGGCTATTGGGGCGGTGTGTGCCCTGTATATTTCCCGGGACAAGCCGGCCATGTCCACCGTAAGGCCGATGCCCTCCGCAGAGATTCTGGTCCTGGATGCCGGACACGGTGGGGAGGACGGCGGAGCGGTCTCCGCAGCCGGAGTGCCGGAGAGTCATATCAATTTGCAGATCGTGCAAAAGATGGAGCAGCTTTTCACCTTTGTAGGGGAGAGCACTACCCTCACGCGCACCGGCCCGGACGCCATCTATTCCGGCGATGCCAAAACCCTTCGGGAGAAAAAAATTTCTGATCTGAATAACCGCGTGGAGATGATAAATCAAACACCCCGTGGCTTTCTGATCAGCATCCATCAAAATAGTCTCCCGGGCACCAAGGCCCAGGGCGCCCAGGTGTTTTATAACGCTGTAGCCCCCGCTAAAGACGCCGCTGTCTCCGTGCAACAGGCGCTTAACAGCGGCATTAACGGTAACAACCGAAAAAATGCCAAGCAAATCGATGAATCCATCTTTTTAATGAATAATATTCAGCGCCCGGGCATCCTTGTGGAGTGTGGATTTCTGTCCCACGCAGAAGAAGCGGAGATTCTTCAGACGGACAGCCACCAGCTTCGTCTGTCTACCGCCATCGTGTCCGGGTATCTACAAAGCAGAACGGAGAACGAATAG